One Electrophorus electricus isolate fEleEle1 chromosome 13, fEleEle1.pri, whole genome shotgun sequence DNA segment encodes these proteins:
- the prox2 gene encoding prospero homeobox protein 2: MNLSPPNQSPLKLNEDKADVMLPCFHTGMYEEPLSSYHNGSLISHLLRKTIYSKWPPLNNSHLYLGPMSVLGAGTVNSGSSMAESALEDRSNMSSKDSLGESVSPGGPHSGGVSTEPDHPLSKHHQAKRARVENIIRGMAGSPSDRPHGEAESVEGDVSRYGRESYKENKRKQKLPQHQEHSHSMAMSPNSSTNLSKDEECQKLREQLQSMQRLLHQLQEKFLQMYDHSETENGETEEEDVQQDIHEPWLDWSTKPISQMHNYTGRVKEDSRYLSSETGQKELQEMLKCELSQAVGKSVDMVFRKLSAGLQKQLPQSRFCLSPGYSSGIENQAQQACAPELHDSEDVQKLRPLEHYESTPAHSPEHQTEALSLVVQKPALNQLGSVSQPVKRPYPLHQSPFQFSYSAPLHDSQILEHLLKYGPHGNFGMIPCLPASLDRTSPDSMDISWESMAMRPKVSSSHLGQHHRAGAMRQVTVDGLHLPHIKMECGDLQSMAERNTFMSLSIQEGLTPNHLKKAKLMFFYTRYPSSNVLKTFFPDVKFNRCITSQLIKWFSNFREFYYIQIEKFARQAIVDGVSDVKEMSVTRDSELFRALNMHYNKANDFQVPDRFLEVAEITLHEFYSAISLNKDSDPSWKKAIYKVICKLDSDVPDDFKSSSYL; the protein is encoded by the exons ATGAATCTGTCGCCACCCAACCAAAGCCCTCTTAAGCTTAATGAAGACAAAGCCGACGTAATGCTCCCCTGCTTCCACACAGGTATGTATGAGGAGCCCCTCTCCTCCTACCACAATGGATCACTCATCTCTCACCTTCTGCGAAAAACCATCTACAGCAAGTGGCCCCCTCTCAACAACAGCCACCTCTACTTGGGGCCCATGTCTGTATTGGGAGCTGGTACAGTGAATTCAGGGTCCTCCATGGCTGAGTCTGCTCTGGAGGACCGGAGTAACATGTCTTCCAAGGATAGCCTGGGTGAGTCAGTGTCCCCTGGGGGTCCTCACTCTGGTGGGGTGAGCACTGAACCTGATCACCCACTGAGCAAGCACCACCAGGCCAAGAGAGCCAGAGTGGAGAATATCATACGAGGCATGGCTGGCTCACCCAGCGACAGGCCTCATGGAGAAGCAGAGAGTGTTGAGGGGGACGTCAGCAGGTATGGCAGAGAGTCATATAAAGAGAACAAACGCAAACAGAAGCTCCCTCAACACCAGGAACACAGTCACTCTATGGCTATGAGCCCAAATAGCAGCACTAATCTAAGCAAAGATGAAGAGTGTCAGAAGctgagagagcagctgcagagtATGCAACGCCTCTTACACCAACTGCAGGAGAAATTCCTACAAATGTATGaccacagtgagacagagaatgGAGAGACGGAGGAAGAAGATGTTCAGCAAGACATCCATGAACCATGGCTTGACTGGAGCACGAAACCTATCAGCCAGATGCACAACTACACTGGCCGGGTGAAAGAGGACAGCAGGTATCTGAGCTCAGAGACAGGCCAAAAGGAGCTTCAGGAGATGTTGAAGTGCGAGCTGTCCCAGGCTGTGGGCAAAAGTGTTGATATGGTGTTCAGGAAGCTCTCCGCAGGCCTGCAGAAGCAGTTACCACAGTCACGGTTCTGCCTGAGTCCAGGGTACAGTTCAGGTATAGAGAACCAGGCCCAGCAAGCCTGTGCTCCAGAGCTGCACGACTCGGAGGACGTCCAAAAGCTCAGACCTTTAGAGCACTACGAGAGCACACCAGCGCATAGCCCAGAGCATCAGACAGAAGCTTTGTCCCTGGTTGTCCAGAAGCCTGCTCTCAACCAGCTGGGTTCAGTAAGCCAGCCGGTGAAGAGGCCCTACCCTCTGCACCAGTCACCTTTCCAGTTCAGCTACAGTGCTCCTCTCCATGATAGCCAGATCCTGGAACATCTCCTCAAGTATGGACCTCACGGTAATTTCGGCATGATCCCTTGCCTCCCAGCATCCTTGGACAGAACATCCCCAGACTCCATGGACATTTCCTGGGAAAGTATGGCTATGAGGCCCAAGGTGAGCTCCAGCCACCTTGGCCAGCACCATCGTGCCGGGGCAATGAGGCAAGTCACGGTCGATGGCCTACACCTCCCTCACATCAAAATGGAGTGTGGGGACCTGCAGAGCATGGCAGAGAGGAACACCTTCATGTCACTTAGT ATTCAAGAGGGTCTAACCCCCAACCATTTGAAGAAGGCCAAGCTGATGTTCTTCTACACACGCTACCCAAGTTCAAATGTACTGAAAACCTTCTTCCCAGATGTCAAG tttaatcGCTGCATAACCTCCCAGCTTATCAAGTGGTTCAGTAACTTCAGAGAGTTCTACTACATTCAGATAGAGAAGTTTGCCCGACAGGCCATCGTGGATGGAGTGAGTGATGTAAAAGAGATGTCTGTTACCAGAGACTCTGAGCTATTCCGTGCTCTCAACATGCACTACAACAAAGCCAATGACTTCCAG GTTCCTGACAGGTTCCTGGAAGTTGCTGAAATCACACTCCATGAGTTTTATAGTGCTATCTCTCTCAACAAAGACTCGGACCCCTCCTGGAAGAAAGCCATTTACAAAGTCATCTGTAAACTGGACAGTGATGTTCCTGATGATTTCAAGTCATCCTCTTACCTGTAA